One genomic region from Enoplosus armatus isolate fEnoArm2 chromosome 17, fEnoArm2.hap1, whole genome shotgun sequence encodes:
- the cbx2 gene encoding chromobox protein homolog 2 → MEELSAVGEQVFDAECILNKRLRKGKLEFLVKWRGWSSKHNSWEPQENIIDPRLLAAFNKKEQEKELLMRKKGKRPRGRPRKILENVPEATKSSSSSSGSSSSSSDSSSSCSSSSSSSDEDDDDGGGGGGHAKQANPSTRTRDLHPVPQKKAQIVVAKQEPPKKRSRKPLPPDVKEFQQNKGSRKILKASKDADLPGAIKKPVHPASFTFMGFHRGSPRDAVGGQTQGGAVKNSMSSVGSGRSVQPAPPSLNKSSQSRNVTEGKLSVSSMSSGTSLDLKAAASKSKGVAALNLNTSKHPIQGTTQHTLSSPNGQKKPQAPVSTLQRIPSTKAVASLPSKNTSSSQGSGLQPLNLQNKLVQSNDAPGNGTTPVSGLRNATNPARKTTVTQNQEYNAPKSPATPGRLQARKTQPGADKVKEATEIQTPRVQGRLEKSGVQKSSAEVQSQQERAASKDGKKAKMNDMSTGEDESSSDSDQDSSYAGQDRSVAVKNQDWKPTRSLIEHVFVTDVTANLVTVTVKESPTSVGFFSIRNY, encoded by the exons ATGGAGGAGCTGAGCGCCGTGGGGGAGCAGGTCTTTGATGCGGAATGCATCTTAAACAAACGCCTGAGAAAG ggaAAGTTGGAGTTCCTTGTGAAGTGGAGGGGATGGTCATCCAA ACACAACAGCTGGGAGCCCCAAGAAAACATCATTGATCCAAGACTGTTGGCGGCATTCAACAAGAA AGAGCAAGAAAAGGAGCTTCTGATGCGTAAGAAAGGGAAAAGGCCGAGGGGGCGACCACGGAAAATCCTA GAAAATGTGCCTGAAGCTACGAAGTCAAGCAGCTCGTCATCTGGCTCATCATCATCGTCCTCCGATTCCTCATCCTCgtgctcctcctcttcatcctcatcagaCGAAGACGACGAcgacggcggcggcggcggcggccaCGCTAAACAGGCGAATCCGAGCACCAGGACGCGAGACCTTCATCCCGTCCCTCAGAAGAAGGCGCAGATCGTCGTGGCGAAACAGGAACCCCCAAAGAAACGGAGCAGGAAACCTCTGCCCCCCGACGTGAAGGAATTTCAACAGAACAAGGGCTCCCGCAAAATCCTGAAGGCGTCCAAAGATGCCGATCTTCCCGGAGCGATCAAGAAGCCCGTTCACCCAGCGAGCTTCACTTTCATGGGTTTTCATCGGGGCTCCCCAAGGGATGCAGTGGGTGGCCAGACACAGGGTGGGGCTGTTAAAAACTCCATGAGCTCCGTGGGATCTGGCAGGTCGGTCCAACCGGCTCCCCCCTCCCTGAACAAATCCAGCCAGAGCAGGAATGTCACCGAGGGTAAACTGTCCGTGTCCAGTATGAGCAGCGGGACAAGTCTGGATTTGAAAGCAGCTGCTAGTAAATCAAAAGGGGTAGCAGCGTTGAATTTGAATACATCCAAACACCCCATTCAAGGAACCACTCAGCATACACTAAGTTCCCCCAATGGACAAAAGAAACCCCAGGCCCCTGTGTCAACACTGCAGCGGATACCCAGTACTAAAGCAGTGGCTTCCTTACCATCTAAGAATACCTCCTCCAGTCAGGGTTCTGGCCTTCAGCCTCTCAACCTTCAGAACAAGCTGGTGCAAAGTAATGATGCTCCTGGAAACGGCACCACTCCGGTCTCAGGCCTGAGAAATGCAACAAACCCAGCGAGGAAAACTACTGTCACACAAAACCAGGAGTACAATGCTCCTAAGAGTCCGGCAACCCCTGGAAGGCTGCAGGCCAGAAAGACCCAGCCTGGAGCAGACAAGGTCAAGGAGGCGACTGAAATCCAGACCCCCAGAGTCCAAGGCAGGCTGGAGAAGAGCGGCGTGCAGAAATCCTCCGCAGAGGTCCAGAGCCAGCAAGAGAGAGCGGCCTCCAAAGACGGCAAGAAAGCCAAAATGAACGACATGAGCACGGGTGAAGACGAGAGCAGCTCAGACTCCGACCAGGATTCTTCCTACGCCGGGCAGGATCGCTCGGTAGCCGTCAAGAACCAGGACTGGAAGCCCACGCGTAGTCTGATAGAACACGTGTTCGTAACGGATGTCACTGCTAATCTAGTTACTGTCACGGTCAAGGAGTCGCCAACCAGTGTGGGCTTCTTCAGCATTCGCAACTACTGA
- the LOC139300044 gene encoding ectonucleotide pyrophosphatase/phosphodiesterase family member 7-like, protein MLWTASLCVLWASSILGAPANKQRQKVLLISFDGFRWDYDRDVDTPNLDKMAKDGVKALYVTPPYLTITSPTHFTLLTGRYVENHGVIHNMWFNTTTTEKKPYYQTQFVNEWWDNGTLPIWITAQRQGLKAGSLHFPGTASSYQGQVAMVREVEPLLYNYKNETAWQENTDKVMGWFRDQDLDFVSLYFGEPDGTGHKYGPDSPERREMVKQVDRTVGYIRRSAEQNGLTDRLNIIITADHGMSSVYRNGLVEEIILSKIPGFSFRDLSFHLVDFGPSGMLLPKPGKLEKVYNALKGAHPHLHVYKKEDMPERLHFTKNDRILPIILWSDPGYVINGYFPVQFHKGEHGFDNQEMDMKPFFRAVGPAFHKNLEVGPFETVNIYPLMCHILGIQPEVNDGHLNTTKHMLVTSTNTPGEDVNFLQNVFTGLAAVAGFLVVVFIATTSHKILKNKGKNERSGSSLHVPEREKTKQTSL, encoded by the exons ATGCTGTGGACTGCAAGCCTCTGCGTCCTCTGGGCCTCGTCCATCCTTGGAGCTCCGGCAAACAAACAGCGACAGAAGGTGCTGCTGATCTCCTTCGATGGTTTCCGATGGGATTACGACCGCGATGTGGACACACCAAACCTCGACAAAATGGCCAAGGATGGAGTCAAAGCCCTGTATGTCACACCTCCTTACCTCACTATCACCAGTCCTACACACTTCACCCTCTTGACAG GCCGCTACGTTGAGAATCACGGGGTAATCCACAACATGTGGTTCAACACAACCACCACCGAGAAGAAGCCTTACTATCAGACTCAGTTTGTGAATGAGTGGTGGGATAATGGGACTCTGCCTATCTGGATCACAGCGCAGCGACAG GGCCTAAAGGCTGGCTCGCTTCACTTTCCTGGCACAGCTTCCAGTTACCAGGGACAGGTTGCTATGGTGCGGGAAGTGGAGCCTCTGCTTTACAACTACAAGAACGAGACCGCTTggcaagaaaacacagacaaggtGATGGGCTGGTTCAGAGACCAGGATCTGGACTTTGTATCCCTGTACTTTGGTGAGCCAGATGGCACGGGCCACAAATACGGCCCCGACTCCCCGGAGCGTCGGGAGATGGTCAAGCAAGTGGATCGAACGGTGGGCTACATTCGACGCTCAGCTGAACAAAATGGGCTGACCGACCGcctgaacatcatcatcacagccGACCACGGCATGTCCTCTGTGTACCGCAATGGTCTGGTGGAAGAGATCATCTTGTCCAAGATCCCGGGCTTCTCGTTCCGTGACCTGTCCTTCCACCTGGTGGACTTTGGCCCTTCTGGGATGCTGTTGCCAAAGCCGGGCAAGCTGGAGAAGGTCTACAACGCCTTGAAGGGGGCCCATCCACACCTCCATGTGTACAAGAAGGAGGACATGCCAGAGCGCCTCCACTTCACCAAAAATGATCGTATCCTCCCCATCATCTTATGGTCCGACCCCGGATATGTAATCAACGGG TATTTCCCGGTTCAGTTCCACAAGGGCGAGCACGGCTTTGACAACCAAGAAATGGACATGAAGCCCTTCTTCAGGGCAGTGGGTCCAGCATTTCACAAGAACCTGGAGGTGGGGCCCTTTGAGACGGTGAACATCTACCCCTTGATGTGTCACATCCTGGGCATCCAGCCGGAGGTCAACGACGGCCACCTGAATACCACCAAACACATGCTGGTTACTAGCACTAATACTCCGG GTGAAGATGTGAACTTTCTGCAAAATGTCTTCACTGGACTGGCTGCTGTGGCTGGCTTTCTGGTCGTAGTTTTTATAGCGACGACGTCCCACAAAATACTCAAGAACAAAGGCAAGAATGAAAG ATCAGGAAGTTCACTCCATGTTCcggaaagagaaaagacaaaacaaacgtCACTTTGA